The following coding sequences are from one Rattus norvegicus strain BN/NHsdMcwi chromosome 11, GRCr8, whole genome shotgun sequence window:
- the Cldn5 gene encoding claudin-5: MGSAALEILGLVLCLVGWVGLILACGLPMWQVTAFLDHNIVTAQTTWKGLWMSCVVQSTGHMQCKVYESVLALSAEVQAARALTVGAVLLALVALFVTLTGAQCTTCVAPGPVKARVALTGGALYALCGLLALVPLCWFANIVVREFYDPTVPVSQKYELGAALYIGWAASALLMCGGGLVCCGAWVCTGRPEFSFPVKYSAPRRTTANGDYDKKNYV; the protein is encoded by the coding sequence ATGGGGTCTGCAGCGTTGGAAATTCTGGGTCTGGTGCTGTGTCTGGTAGGCTGGGTGGGCTTGATCCTGGCGTGTGGGCTGCCCATGTGGCAGGTGACTGCCTTCCTGGACCACAATATCGTGACGGCGCAGACGACTTGGAAGGGGCTGTGGATGTCGTGCGTGGTGCAGAGCACCGGGCACATGCAATGCAAAGTGTATGAGTCTGTGCTGGCGCTGAGCGCGGAGGTGCAGGCAGCTCGGGCACTCACCGTGGGCGCTGTGCTGCTGGCGCTTGTGGCACTCTTTGTTACCTTGACCGGCGCTCAGTGCACCACCTGCGTGGCCCCGGGCCCAGTTAAGGCACGGGTGGCACTCACGGGAGGAGCGCTTTATGCCCTGTGTGGGCTTCTGGCACTGGTGCCACTCTGCTGGTTCGCCAACATCGTAGTCCGGGAGTTCTATGATCCAACGGTGCCGGTGTCTCAGAAGTACGAGCTGGGCGCGGCGCTGTACATCGGCTGGGCGGCCTCCGCACTGCTCATGTGTGGCGGCGGCCTCGTGTGCTGTGGCGCCTGGGTTTGCACCGGGCGTCCAGAGTTCAGTTTTCCAGTCAAGTACTCAGCACCAAGGCGAACCACGGCCAACGGCGATTACGACAAGAAGAACTACGTCTAA